The following proteins are co-located in the Pyrococcus abyssi GE5 genome:
- the scpB gene encoding SMC-Scp complex subunit ScpB codes for MGLLEDKALVEAALFVAGRPLSVKELSKALGIKSLDYLEKLIELIASEYSERKSAIEIVKVAGDKWVMQVKQEYSQKVIHLMPKPELTAGELKTLALIAYLQPVEQSKIVKLRGSQAYEHIKRLLEMGLIYAEPYERTKLLGTTEKFAELYGFPENDPNLIKETFRKVIHAEYEDLVKKLEETESDKKNPTT; via the coding sequence ATGGGATTGCTCGAGGACAAGGCACTTGTTGAGGCTGCTCTTTTCGTAGCGGGAAGGCCATTAAGCGTTAAGGAACTCTCCAAAGCCCTAGGAATTAAGTCCCTAGATTACTTGGAGAAGTTAATAGAGTTGATAGCCAGCGAATATTCGGAGAGGAAGAGCGCAATAGAGATAGTCAAGGTCGCCGGAGATAAGTGGGTAATGCAGGTAAAGCAGGAGTACTCCCAGAAGGTAATTCACCTCATGCCAAAGCCAGAGCTAACGGCCGGTGAGTTGAAGACACTAGCTTTAATAGCCTATCTCCAGCCCGTGGAACAGAGCAAGATAGTAAAGCTGAGAGGCAGTCAAGCCTACGAGCACATCAAGAGGCTTCTCGAGATGGGTCTGATATACGCCGAGCCCTATGAAAGGACGAAACTCCTGGGGACGACGGAAAAGTTCGCTGAGCTGTATGGGTTCCCTGAAAATGACCCGAATTTAATCAAGGAAACCTTCAGGAAGGTGATCCACGCTGAGTACGAGGACCTAGTGAAGAAACTTGAAGAAACTGAAAGTGATAAGAAAAATCCCACTACCTAA
- a CDS encoding Na+/H+ antiporter NhaC family protein, giving the protein MGDFGILSLLPPLVAIVLAIWTKRVVFALFSGVWIGGVMAAGWNPVTGTIKTFEWVINNVTDSWNATILVFDFLIGAGVGLIYKSGGVHAVANAITKRIKTSRDASLLGWLLGVLIFFDDYTNTIIVGNTMRPITDKMRVSREMLAYIDDSTAAPVAGIAIVSTWIGYELGLIKEAFEKLNITMGEYYAWLHSVPYRFYSIFAIILVFIVAYTHRHYGAMLKAEMRARTTGKVVRDGAKPLMATESDLGLPKTEKGSVHFFIWPVLSLIFVTLLGLYYTGKSACEGECGVMKILGNADSATSLLWGSFAMVIVALTLVLATKTMTVEEAESAIIQGMKQMMMATVILVLAWSIKSATEAVGTADYVVGLAQSANVPAGIIPLIIFLTAMFISFTTGTSWGTFGILMPIAIPLAYKLAPNDPHILYASIGAVFAGGIFGDHCSPISDTTIMSSMFSGSDHIDHVTTQIPYAVTAASVGIVLYLLFAAGIRSPVVLLPIGLVLLIAAWYFLSEWYGKKYGVPHGRVPIYPTEISE; this is encoded by the coding sequence ATGGGTGACTTCGGTATACTATCCCTACTACCACCATTGGTGGCAATAGTCCTAGCGATCTGGACCAAGAGGGTAGTGTTCGCATTGTTTTCAGGTGTTTGGATTGGAGGAGTAATGGCAGCGGGCTGGAACCCAGTAACTGGAACTATAAAAACGTTTGAATGGGTAATAAACAACGTTACTGACAGTTGGAACGCTACAATACTCGTCTTTGACTTCCTGATAGGAGCTGGAGTTGGGTTAATCTATAAATCAGGTGGCGTTCACGCGGTTGCGAATGCCATAACCAAGAGAATAAAGACCAGCAGGGATGCCTCGCTATTGGGCTGGCTCTTAGGAGTCCTGATATTCTTCGATGACTACACCAACACGATAATCGTTGGTAACACCATGAGACCAATCACCGACAAGATGAGGGTCTCCAGAGAGATGCTCGCTTATATAGACGATTCAACGGCGGCCCCTGTCGCAGGAATAGCCATAGTTTCGACTTGGATCGGCTATGAGCTTGGACTAATTAAGGAGGCCTTTGAAAAGTTAAACATAACCATGGGTGAGTACTACGCCTGGCTCCACAGCGTTCCTTATAGATTCTACTCGATATTTGCGATAATCCTGGTGTTCATAGTTGCCTACACTCACAGGCACTACGGTGCCATGCTTAAAGCCGAGATGCGTGCTAGGACTACCGGAAAAGTTGTTAGGGATGGTGCAAAGCCACTAATGGCCACTGAAAGTGATCTTGGGCTTCCAAAGACTGAGAAGGGAAGTGTCCACTTCTTCATATGGCCAGTCTTATCCCTGATATTCGTCACACTGCTCGGCCTATACTACACTGGCAAGAGTGCATGCGAAGGAGAATGTGGAGTAATGAAGATTCTTGGTAACGCAGATTCAGCGACATCCTTACTCTGGGGCTCATTCGCAATGGTGATAGTTGCACTGACTCTTGTACTAGCAACTAAGACAATGACAGTTGAGGAAGCTGAGTCAGCAATAATCCAGGGAATGAAGCAGATGATGATGGCAACCGTTATACTAGTACTAGCTTGGAGCATAAAGAGTGCCACTGAAGCCGTTGGAACTGCCGATTACGTAGTTGGGCTTGCACAGAGCGCCAATGTTCCAGCTGGAATAATTCCACTTATAATATTCCTGACGGCAATGTTCATATCCTTCACGACTGGAACTTCCTGGGGAACCTTCGGTATTTTGATGCCAATTGCAATTCCCTTGGCTTACAAGCTGGCACCTAATGACCCTCACATTCTATATGCCAGCATAGGTGCGGTCTTTGCTGGCGGTATCTTCGGAGACCACTGCTCACCTATAAGTGATACAACGATTATGAGCTCGATGTTCTCCGGAAGTGACCACATAGACCACGTTACAACGCAGATACCCTACGCTGTAACAGCGGCTTCCGTTGGAATAGTGCTCTACCTGCTATTCGCGGCGGGAATTAGGAGCCCAGTAGTACTACTACCAATAGGCCTAGTCCTCTTAATTGCAGCTTGGTACTTCCTCAGCGAATGGTACGGAAAGAAGTACGGGGTTCCACACGGAAGGGTTCCAATTTACCCAACAGAGATATCGGAGTGA
- a CDS encoding archaeosine biosynthesis radical SAM protein RaSEA, with amino-acid sequence MYWIGEDNVAGEPGKVLYVILPTIGCYRYRIGKPCYMCSYPAQAPKKTSQERILSHFLEAVHKIKGKDDRFSIRIFTSGSFFDSAEVRRDTRIRIFREISKLDNVYEVVVETRSEIIREDWVRELAEMVEDKWFEVAIGLESANDDIADVSINKGSTFNDFVRASEIIHNAGAKVKTYLLLKPIFLSERDAIEDVKFSIEKAEPYTDTFSINLTNIQKGTLYESLWQRGEYRTPWLWSVVEVLRWAKKKFPHKRFLSDPVGAGSARGPHNCGGSKDKAIERAIRKFSATQDLKFLEVEENCLEEWEYIKSEGLLDWQLLKSQVSPFSEL; translated from the coding sequence ATGTATTGGATCGGAGAGGACAACGTTGCGGGAGAACCTGGAAAGGTTTTGTACGTTATATTGCCCACGATAGGATGTTATAGGTATAGGATTGGCAAGCCATGTTACATGTGCTCTTATCCAGCTCAAGCTCCTAAGAAAACTTCCCAGGAGAGGATTTTGTCCCACTTCCTGGAGGCCGTTCATAAAATTAAAGGAAAGGATGATAGGTTTTCGATAAGGATCTTCACATCGGGATCGTTCTTCGACTCCGCGGAGGTTAGAAGAGATACGAGAATAAGGATATTCAGGGAGATATCCAAACTTGATAACGTTTATGAAGTTGTTGTGGAGACGAGGAGCGAGATAATACGGGAAGACTGGGTTAGGGAGCTTGCCGAGATGGTGGAAGATAAGTGGTTTGAGGTAGCCATAGGCCTCGAGAGCGCCAATGATGATATCGCCGATGTCTCGATAAATAAGGGCTCGACCTTCAACGATTTTGTGAGGGCTAGCGAGATAATTCATAATGCTGGAGCGAAGGTTAAAACTTACCTACTTCTTAAGCCGATATTCCTATCCGAAAGAGATGCCATAGAGGATGTTAAGTTTAGCATAGAGAAGGCAGAACCTTACACCGACACTTTCTCCATTAACTTGACCAACATCCAGAAGGGAACGCTATATGAATCGCTTTGGCAAAGGGGAGAATATAGAACTCCATGGCTATGGAGCGTCGTTGAGGTTTTGAGGTGGGCAAAGAAAAAGTTCCCGCATAAGAGGTTCCTCTCGGATCCCGTGGGGGCCGGATCCGCTAGAGGTCCTCACAACTGTGGCGGCTCTAAAGATAAGGCGATAGAAAGGGCCATCAGGAAATTTTCCGCAACCCAGGATTTAAAGTTCCTTGAAGTGGAAGAGAACTGCTTGGAGGAGTGGGAGTATATAAAATCGGAAGGTTTGCTCGATTGGCAGCTCCTCAAGTCCCAAGTATCTCCCTTTTCAGAGCTATGA
- the taw3 gene encoding tRNA(Phe) 7-((3-amino-3-carboxypropyl)-4-demethylwyosine(37)-N(4))-methyltransferase Taw3: MKAKREALISLFTAIKEGKVDEDIIDLLMLINSIKGVYTTSSCSGRIGIIEEPSLGAKPLSRWLIKVHRPMEFEEAIDALKKANKGIIFLKSQPPILHVVAENLEMAKLLHQIGLSSGFKYTTFKVISNRYLVEINGTEYLTVPLGRDGKVLVSEEYLKFAVEIGNEMLRRGKSRLPRLYKNFQELKEKVGEDELFIALKREILGT; encoded by the coding sequence ATGAAAGCCAAAAGAGAAGCACTAATAAGCTTATTTACCGCAATAAAAGAAGGAAAAGTTGATGAGGATATAATAGACCTACTTATGCTAATTAACTCGATAAAAGGCGTTTACACAACCTCATCCTGTTCTGGAAGGATTGGGATAATTGAAGAGCCATCCCTAGGGGCCAAACCCCTCTCAAGATGGCTAATTAAAGTCCACAGGCCTATGGAGTTTGAAGAAGCTATTGATGCACTCAAAAAGGCTAACAAAGGGATTATATTCCTAAAGAGTCAACCTCCAATACTGCACGTCGTGGCTGAAAATTTAGAGATGGCAAAGCTACTTCATCAAATAGGCCTCTCGAGCGGGTTCAAGTACACGACGTTCAAGGTAATCTCCAACAGGTACTTGGTGGAGATAAACGGGACTGAGTACTTAACCGTTCCCTTGGGTAGGGATGGCAAAGTTCTTGTAAGTGAAGAATACCTCAAGTTCGCGGTTGAAATTGGGAACGAAATGCTCAGGAGAGGTAAATCGAGACTCCCAAGGCTATATAAGAACTTCCAGGAACTTAAAGAGAAAGTTGGAGAAGATGAACTTTTCATAGCTCTGAAAAGGGAGATACTTGGGACTTGA